A stretch of Lactuca sativa cultivar Salinas chromosome 6, Lsat_Salinas_v11, whole genome shotgun sequence DNA encodes these proteins:
- the LOC111885164 gene encoding auxin-induced protein PCNT115 isoform X2 produces the protein MVKVPRIKLGSQGLEVSAQGLGCMGMSAVYGPPKPEHDMINLIHHAIDTGITLLDTSDAYGPHTNEILLGKALKGGEREKTELATKFGIKFENGNREVYGDPEYVRAACEGSLKRLEVDCIDLYYQHRIDTRVPIEITPLRLFCLLEKMGEMKKLVEEGKIKYIGLSEASASTIRRAHAVHPITAVQLEWSLWSRDVEDEIIPTCRELGIGIVAYSPLGRGFLSLGPKMVENLTDGDFRQNLPRFQPENLENNKKLYERVSTIALKKGCTPSQLALAWVHHQGNDVVPIPGTTKIENLQQNIGALSVKLTPQDMAELESIASADAAKGDRYMDGFPTYLNSDTPPLSSWKA, from the exons ATGGTAAAAGTTCCAAGAATCAAATTGGGTTCACAGGGTTTAGAAGTGTCAGCTCAAGGTTTGGGTTGCATGGGTATGTCTGCTGTTTACGGACCCCCAAAACCCGAACATGACATGATCAACCTCATCCACCACGCTATTGACACCGGTATCACCCTACTCGACACATCCGATGCCTATGGCCCTCACACCAACGAAATCCTACTCGGAAAG GCTTTGAAGGGAGGAGAAAGGGAAAAAACTGAGTTAGCTACCAAATTCGGGATCAAGTTTGAGAATGGAAACCGTGAGGTGTATGGTGATCCGGAATATGTCAGGGCTGCTTGTGAAGGTAGCTTGAAGCGGCTTGAGGTTGATTGCATTGATCTATATTATCAACACCGAATTGACACACGTGTGCCCATTGAAATCACG CCTCTGAGATTGTTTTGTTTActtgaaaagatgggagaaatGAAGAAACTGGTGGAAGAAGGGAAGATTAAATACATAGGATTATCAGAAGCTTCAGCTTCAACCATTAGAAGAGCCCATGCTGTGCACCCGATAACTGCTGTTCAACTAGAGTGGTCCTTATGGTCCAGGGATGTCGAAGATGAAATTATCCCTACTTGCAG AGAACTTGGCATTGGAATTGTGGCATACAGTCCTCTAGGACGCGGATTTCTTTCATTGGGTCCGAAGATGGTTGAGAATTTGACAGATGGCGATTTCCGCCAG AATCTACCAAGGTTCCAACCTGAGAATCTTGAAAATAACAAAAAGTTGTATGAGAGAGTTAGCACGATTGCACTAAAGAAAGGGTGCACCCCATCACAGCTAGCATTAGCATGGGTTCACCATCAGGGGAATGATGTGGTCCCCATACCAGGAACCACTAAGATTGAAAACCTTCAACAAAACATTGGAGCTTTATCTGTGAAACTAACACCACAAGACATGGCTGAACTTGAATCCATTGCTTCAGCTGATGCAGCTAAGGGTGATAGATACATGGATGGTTTCCCCACCTATCTAAACTCCGACACCCCACCTTTGTCTTCATGGAAAGCTTAG
- the LOC111885074 gene encoding MACPF domain-containing protein At1g14780, whose translation MDYSNQPIELRALDSLGLGFDVASDFRLKFAKSCPDGGRLVELDESRKRDIVLPGCGTTISGVSEDIRCDKGDRIRFKSDVLEFNKMSELLNQKSSIQGKVPSGYFNALFDLSGAWLNDVTDAKYLAFDGYFISLYYLHLTSSPLVLKESVKKSVPTFWNPLILARFIQTYGTHIIVGMAVGGQDLICVKQKPSSTISPADLRGYLDDLGDSLFSDGRSPSLIERKTRDGKQKVPDVFNRMLQPHTMQFTNVTETSSKDGLTVIECKRGGDVFSDTHSKWLQTVGNNPEAMLFKFVPITSLLNGIPGSGYLSHAINLYLRYKPALEDLQCFLEFQVPRLWAPLFCELPLRHQRRKTSCPRLQFNFLGPKIYVSTTQVISDDKPVTGLRLFLEGKKHNRLAMHVQHLSSLPDTMTQNSPKPTTPPQWRGSDDSDSNPNSNSNSNSNSKFLEPVRWKRYSNVCSSIVKHDPNWLQQSQTPGVFIVTGAQLITKGKWPKTILHLRLLFTHLPNCSIRKTEWAGAPVARKSSLFTNLSSTFTTFTRGSVANAEKQVGAMVNSGVFPDSPPVPVRFTKLWKFVDTDEVARGPQDSPGHWLVVAGRLVVDGGKIGLHVKFALLDFGNEL comes from the exons ATGGATTATTCTAACCAGCCGATTGAGCTCAGGGCTTTGGATTCTTTGGGATTAGGGTTTGATGTTGCGAGCGATTTTCGGTTAAAATTCGCGAAAAGTTGTCCTGATGGTGGACGGTTAGTGGAGCTGGATGAATCGAGGAAGAGAGACATTGTTCTTCCAGGCTGTGGCACCACCATTTCTGGGGTTTCTGAGGATATTCGTTGTGATAAAGGAGATCGTATTCGCTTTAAATCggatgttttggaatttaacaaG ATGTCAGAATTACTTAATCAAAAATCATCAATACAAGGAAAAGTCCCATCAGGATACTTCAATGCCTTATTTGATCTAAGTGGAGCATGGTTAAATGATGTCACAGATGCCAAATATCTTGCTTTTGATGGTTACTTTATCTCTCTCTACTATTTGCATCTAACATCATCTCCATTAGTACTCAAAGAAAGTGTCAAGAAATCTGTTCCAACTTTCTGGAATCCATTGATACTAGCTAG ATTCATTCAAACTTATGGCACACACATTATAGTGGGAATGGCTGTTGGAGGTCAAGATTTAATCTGTGTTAAACAAAAACCCTCTTCAACTATTTCTCCTGCAGATCTTAGGGGATATTTGGATGATCTTGGAGATAGTTTGTTTTCAGATGGGAGGAGTCCTTCTCTAATAGAGAGAAAAACAAGAGATGGAAAACAAAAa GTTCCAGATGTGTTCAACCGTATGTTGCAGCCACATACAATGCAATTCACTAATGTTACAGAAACTTCAAGCAAGGAT GGCCTCACAGTTATCGAGTGTAAAAGAGGTGGAGATGTATTTTCAGACACTCACTCAAAATGGCTTCAGACAGTTGGAAATAATCCTGAAGCAATGCTCTTTAAATTTGTGCCAATTACTTCTCTTCTTAATGGGATTCCAGGGAGTGGATATCTTAGTCATGCAATCAACTTATATTTACGTT ATAAGCCTGCTCTAGAAGACTTGCAATGTTTCTTGGAGTTTCAAGTTCCTAGACTATGGGCACCTCTGTTTTGTGAGCTACCTCTTAGACATCAAAGAAGAAAGACATCTTGCCCTCGGCTACAGTTTAATTTCTTGGGCCCCAAGATTTATGTCAGCACAACTCAG GTTATAAGCGACGATAAACCCGTAACGGGTCTCCGTTTATTTCTCGAAGGCAAAAAACACAACCGATTAGCAATGCACGTACAACACCTCTCAAGCCTCCCCGACACCATGACACAAAACTCCCCAAAACCCACCACACCACCTCAATGGCGAGGCTCCGACGATTCCGATTCCAAtcccaattccaattccaattccaattccaattccaaatTCCTGGAACCAGTCCGATGGAAACGCTATTCCAACGTCTGCTCCTCCATAGTCAAACACGACCCAAACTGGCTACAACAAAGTCAAACACCCGGAGTCTTCATAGTAACCGGGGCCCAACTCATAACAAAAGGAAAATGGCCCAAAACCATACTACACCTCCGTTTACTCTTCACCCACTTGCCCAACTGCTCCATACGTAAGACTGAGTGGGCCGGTGCACCCGTGGCTCGCAAGTCGAGTCTTTTCACGAACCTGAGCTCGACTTTTACCACCTTCACACGTGGCTCGGTGGCTAATGCTGAGAAGCAAGTGGGTGCGATGGTGAACTCGGGTGTGTTTCCTGATAGCCCACCGGTGCCGGTTCGGTTCACGAAGTTGTGGAAGTTTGTGGACACGGATGAGGTGGCACGTGGGCCACAGGACTCGCCGGGTCATTGGTTGGTGGTTGCGGGGAGGTTGGTTGTGGATGGGGGGAAGATCGGGTTGCATGTTAAGTTTGCTTTGTTAGATTTTGGAAATGAGTTGTAA
- the LOC111885164 gene encoding auxin-induced protein PCNT115 isoform X1, protein MVKVPRIKLGSQGLEVSAQGLGCMGMSAVYGPPKPEHDMINLIHHAIDTGITLLDTSDAYGPHTNEILLGKALKGGEREKTELATKFGIKFENGNREVYGDPEYVRAACEGSLKRLEVDCIDLYYQHRIDTRVPIEITMGEMKKLVEEGKIKYIGLSEASASTIRRAHAVHPITAVQLEWSLWSRDVEDEIIPTCRELGIGIVAYSPLGRGFLSLGPKMVENLTDGDFRQNLPRFQPENLENNKKLYERVSTIALKKGCTPSQLALAWVHHQGNDVVPIPGTTKIENLQQNIGALSVKLTPQDMAELESIASADAAKGDRYMDGFPTYLNSDTPPLSSWKA, encoded by the exons ATGGTAAAAGTTCCAAGAATCAAATTGGGTTCACAGGGTTTAGAAGTGTCAGCTCAAGGTTTGGGTTGCATGGGTATGTCTGCTGTTTACGGACCCCCAAAACCCGAACATGACATGATCAACCTCATCCACCACGCTATTGACACCGGTATCACCCTACTCGACACATCCGATGCCTATGGCCCTCACACCAACGAAATCCTACTCGGAAAG GCTTTGAAGGGAGGAGAAAGGGAAAAAACTGAGTTAGCTACCAAATTCGGGATCAAGTTTGAGAATGGAAACCGTGAGGTGTATGGTGATCCGGAATATGTCAGGGCTGCTTGTGAAGGTAGCTTGAAGCGGCTTGAGGTTGATTGCATTGATCTATATTATCAACACCGAATTGACACACGTGTGCCCATTGAAATCACG atgggagaaatGAAGAAACTGGTGGAAGAAGGGAAGATTAAATACATAGGATTATCAGAAGCTTCAGCTTCAACCATTAGAAGAGCCCATGCTGTGCACCCGATAACTGCTGTTCAACTAGAGTGGTCCTTATGGTCCAGGGATGTCGAAGATGAAATTATCCCTACTTGCAG AGAACTTGGCATTGGAATTGTGGCATACAGTCCTCTAGGACGCGGATTTCTTTCATTGGGTCCGAAGATGGTTGAGAATTTGACAGATGGCGATTTCCGCCAG AATCTACCAAGGTTCCAACCTGAGAATCTTGAAAATAACAAAAAGTTGTATGAGAGAGTTAGCACGATTGCACTAAAGAAAGGGTGCACCCCATCACAGCTAGCATTAGCATGGGTTCACCATCAGGGGAATGATGTGGTCCCCATACCAGGAACCACTAAGATTGAAAACCTTCAACAAAACATTGGAGCTTTATCTGTGAAACTAACACCACAAGACATGGCTGAACTTGAATCCATTGCTTCAGCTGATGCAGCTAAGGGTGATAGATACATGGATGGTTTCCCCACCTATCTAAACTCCGACACCCCACCTTTGTCTTCATGGAAAGCTTAG